A single window of Ferrimonas balearica DSM 9799 DNA harbors:
- a CDS encoding RNA recognition motif domain-containing protein — protein MNIYIGNLSYSVTSEDLQAAFAAHGEVLSANVIMDRETGRSKGFGFVEMPNSDEGLKAIQALNEQPLSGRNIRVNEAKPREPRPPRRSRY, from the coding sequence GTGAACATCTACATCGGTAATTTGTCCTATTCCGTCACCTCAGAAGACCTGCAGGCGGCCTTTGCTGCCCACGGTGAAGTGCTGAGCGCCAACGTCATCATGGACCGGGAGACCGGTCGTTCCAAAGGGTTCGGCTTTGTCGAAATGCCCAATTCAGATGAGGGCCTCAAGGCCATCCAAGCGTTGAATGAGCAGCCGTTGAGCGGCCGCAACATTCGTGTCAACGAAGCCAAACCCCGGGAACCGCGCCCGCCGCGTCGCTCGCGTTACTGA